In Nitrospira sp., one genomic interval encodes:
- a CDS encoding glycosyltransferase, with amino-acid sequence MSIVIPLYNARDVIQETIRSALAQTYRDFEIVVINDGSTDGSGELVVAFGDQVRYLRQSNGGVAQARNRGIAAARGRYVALLDHDDLWDPEKLARQVAILDAQPTVGMVVTDVAHLDRAGRPMHEIGPASQPQHEFARLFVQGFVPTPSATLIRKAVLESVGGFDEQFNSAGMDDHELWTRIAAATTIVGIPEPLTYHRNREIKPPDIALGHRPLLIERLMTRFGTDPEKRRYLQRERAFYLADRGKHLVKGGQAREGRAALLEGLALGLGEGRSLKAAWRCLSRWCRSW; translated from the coding sequence GTGAGCATCGTGATCCCTCTGTACAACGCGCGGGATGTCATTCAAGAGACGATCCGGAGCGCCTTGGCGCAGACCTATCGGGATTTCGAAATCGTCGTCATCAATGACGGCTCGACGGATGGCTCGGGCGAGCTTGTGGTCGCATTCGGGGACCAGGTTCGTTATCTCCGGCAGTCCAACGGCGGGGTGGCCCAAGCGAGAAATCGCGGCATCGCCGCCGCACGTGGGCGATACGTCGCTCTACTGGATCACGACGACCTGTGGGATCCCGAGAAACTCGCCAGACAAGTTGCGATTCTGGACGCCCAGCCGACGGTCGGCATGGTGGTGACGGACGTGGCCCATCTGGATCGAGCCGGACGCCCGATGCATGAAATCGGGCCGGCCTCTCAGCCACAGCATGAATTCGCGCGACTCTTCGTGCAGGGCTTTGTCCCGACACCGTCGGCCACGCTCATTCGCAAGGCCGTGCTCGAGAGCGTGGGCGGATTCGACGAACAGTTCAATTCCGCCGGCATGGACGACCATGAATTATGGACCAGGATTGCCGCCGCGACCACCATCGTCGGGATTCCCGAGCCCTTGACCTATCACCGCAATCGTGAGATCAAGCCGCCCGACATTGCCCTCGGCCACCGGCCCCTCCTGATCGAACGCTTGATGACACGGTTCGGGACAGATCCCGAGAAACGCCGGTATCTTCAACGCGAACGAGCGTTCTACCTGGCGGACCGGGGCAAACATCTGGTCAAGGGAGGACAGGCCCGCGAAGGCCGAGCCGCGTTGCTCGAAGGGCTGGCGCTAGGCTTGGGAGAAGGCCGAAGTCTTAAAGCGGCCTGGCGGTGCCTATCACGCTGGTGTCGATCATGGTGA
- a CDS encoding ribonuclease HI, protein MNGGCVQIYTDGSCLGNPGPGGWAYIIHDGEQRREGWGHCPDTTNNRMEMTAAIEALRVLPPSQSIVLHSDSQLLIKTMTLGWKRNKNHDLWAVLDQLAGRHQISWQWVRGHNGHPENEACDALAQRAASQGFRPRETEVP, encoded by the coding sequence ATGAACGGAGGTTGCGTGCAGATTTATACCGACGGCAGTTGTCTGGGGAATCCCGGGCCAGGGGGCTGGGCCTACATCATCCATGATGGAGAGCAGCGGCGGGAGGGATGGGGGCACTGTCCCGACACCACCAACAATCGCATGGAAATGACGGCTGCGATCGAAGCGTTGAGGGTGTTGCCGCCGTCGCAATCGATCGTGCTGCACTCGGATTCGCAACTGTTGATCAAGACCATGACGCTGGGTTGGAAACGCAACAAGAATCATGACCTCTGGGCGGTCCTGGACCAGTTGGCGGGACGGCATCAGATCAGCTGGCAATGGGTTCGCGGACACAATGGCCATCCTGAGAACGAAGCCTGTGATGCGTTGGCGCAACGGGCGGCTTCTCAGGGATTTCGTCCCAGGGAGACCGAAGTCCCTTAA
- a CDS encoding helix-turn-helix domain-containing protein — translation MHKSNSARTRNRRHLGPPLTFGDLPDWVSPLQAARYLQSGLVTVYDLCKRGSLPCRRFGRLVRIPKESLRPADTTGPGC, via the coding sequence ATGCACAAAAGCAATTCAGCCCGCACCAGAAACCGTCGGCATCTCGGTCCCCCACTGACATTTGGTGACTTGCCTGATTGGGTCTCGCCGTTACAGGCAGCCAGATATCTCCAGTCCGGACTTGTCACCGTTTATGACCTCTGCAAACGTGGCTCCCTTCCATGCAGGCGATTTGGACGTTTGGTCAGAATCCCCAAAGAATCCCTAAGACCTGCTGATACCACTGGGCCAGGCTGCTAG